One genomic segment of Bradyrhizobium prioriisuperbiae includes these proteins:
- a CDS encoding carbohydrate ABC transporter permease: protein MVRAAAVRLGGRSLMLALMSAVFAFYVAGPVYWLVKTSLEPEARVTAVPPTLLPQDPSLANFSSIFHANDRVTYENRRQADPATGNFVPSNARNLLPSLWNSLVVGLAVALLNIALSATAAYAIAVIKFRGRDVTLYSILVSRVIPDIALIVPLFLVMRSLGILDTRSGLVMTYLAVTVPFTTFILINYFRSIPVDLFKAARVDGCSHFGVLRHVYWPLAMPAIVASLMFAFLTSWNEFLFALIMTKSIQAQTLPIVISSFVLDFTINFSFVNAAGVLAIVPPVILAILFERYIVSGLTAGAVKG, encoded by the coding sequence ATGGTCCGCGCAGCCGCGGTCCGCCTGGGCGGACGATCCCTGATGCTGGCGCTGATGAGCGCGGTGTTTGCATTCTACGTGGCGGGACCAGTCTACTGGCTGGTGAAGACATCGCTCGAACCCGAGGCCCGCGTCACCGCCGTTCCGCCGACGCTTTTGCCGCAGGACCCCTCGCTCGCCAACTTCAGTTCGATTTTCCACGCCAACGACCGCGTCACGTATGAAAACCGCAGACAGGCTGACCCCGCGACCGGCAACTTCGTGCCCTCCAATGCCCGCAACCTGCTGCCGTCGCTGTGGAACAGCCTGGTCGTCGGCCTCGCCGTCGCGCTGCTGAACATCGCGCTGAGCGCCACCGCCGCCTACGCCATCGCCGTGATCAAGTTTCGCGGGCGCGATGTGACGCTCTATTCCATCCTGGTGAGCCGGGTGATTCCCGACATCGCCCTGATCGTCCCGTTGTTTCTGGTGATGCGCAGCCTCGGAATCCTGGACACCAGGAGCGGCCTGGTGATGACCTACCTCGCCGTCACGGTGCCGTTCACCACCTTCATCCTGATCAACTATTTCCGCTCCATCCCGGTGGACCTGTTCAAGGCGGCACGTGTCGACGGCTGCTCGCATTTCGGCGTGCTGCGCCATGTCTACTGGCCGCTGGCCATGCCGGCCATCGTCGCCTCGCTGATGTTCGCCTTCCTGACCAGCTGGAACGAGTTCCTGTTCGCGCTGATCATGACCAAGAGCATCCAGGCGCAGACCCTGCCGATCGTCATCTCCAGCTTCGTGCTAGATTTCACTATCAACTTTTCCTTCGTCAACGCCGCCGGCGTGCTGGCGATCGTTCCGCCGGTCATCCTGGCCATCCTGTTCGAACGTTACATCGTGTCCGGCCTCACCGCCGGCGCGGTCAAGGGGTGA
- a CDS encoding TetR/AcrR family transcriptional regulator encodes MELTTKVQRRVADVHVISPTRKRKPSNGVRDPERTRGNLLDSAYREFAAMGFHGASIGGICKGAGVSKQILFHHFGSKEKIYLAVLEKAYEASRSHDPEFDLDRLDPVAAMRYLVGVSFDHLRDNRAFVRLLADENNNKGRHIKQSSKLRAIYVPLIERIGQTLRRGEEIGVFRAGIDPNRFYISISALSFFYFSNIYTLHAALDIDMESEAALDGWRAHVMEFAMAAIARPLEIGSSKAKPVRGRSRG; translated from the coding sequence ATGGAATTGACGACAAAAGTGCAGCGACGGGTCGCCGACGTCCATGTCATTTCGCCGACCCGCAAACGCAAGCCGTCGAACGGCGTGCGCGATCCGGAGCGCACCCGCGGCAACCTGCTGGATTCCGCCTATCGGGAGTTCGCCGCCATGGGCTTCCATGGCGCGAGCATCGGCGGCATCTGCAAGGGGGCCGGCGTCAGCAAACAGATCCTGTTTCATCACTTCGGATCCAAGGAAAAGATCTATCTCGCCGTGCTGGAGAAAGCCTATGAGGCCTCCCGGTCGCACGATCCGGAATTCGATCTCGACCGGCTCGATCCGGTGGCCGCGATGCGTTATCTCGTCGGCGTGTCGTTCGACCACCTGCGCGACAACCGTGCGTTTGTGCGGCTGCTGGCGGACGAGAACAACAACAAGGGACGGCATATCAAGCAGTCGAGCAAGCTGCGGGCGATCTATGTCCCGCTGATCGAGCGTATCGGCCAGACGCTGCGGCGAGGCGAGGAGATCGGCGTGTTCCGTGCCGGGATCGATCCGAACCGCTTCTATATCTCGATCAGCGCGCTGTCGTTCTTCTATTTCTCGAACATCTATACGCTGCATGCCGCGCTCGACATCGACATGGAGAGCGAGGCCGCGCTCGACGGCTGGCGCGCCCATGTGATGGAGTTCGCCATGGCGGCCATTGCCAGGCCGTTGGAGATCGGATCGTCAAAGGCCAAGCCGGTGCGTGGCCGCAGCCGCGGATAA
- a CDS encoding ABC transporter ATP-binding protein: MAGIVCKGLSKRYGATTVIDRLDLEIRDTEFLVLLGPSGCGKTTTLNIIAGLEDLSEGQITFDGVLMNDVPPHKREIAMVFQSYALYPQKTIFENIAFGLRLRRVPDAEVRRLVADAAERLEITHLLERRPAELSGGQRQRVALGRAIVRKPTAFLMDEPLSNLDAALRLSMRVLIKRLHQTMGTTFVYVTHDQGEAMSLADRIVVMRNGVIEQMGTPDEIYRQPRNTFVASFLGSPQINLIEGVLTGDAANRGFARGEFSLALNRRGLAGHAGREVTLGVRPEDLRVAPAGELSAMVELVSPQGSEQYVNVRISGIEAMLRLDNHQKVAPGDTLRLSVDQRLLHVFDRTTGESLTAGLLALDDALNGSADDNLPATPFPPRAHRR, encoded by the coding sequence ATGGCTGGGATTGTCTGCAAGGGACTCAGCAAGCGTTACGGCGCGACCACCGTCATCGACCGACTCGATCTCGAGATCCGCGATACCGAGTTCCTGGTTCTGCTCGGGCCGTCCGGTTGCGGCAAGACCACGACACTCAACATCATTGCCGGCCTCGAGGACCTGAGCGAAGGCCAAATTACCTTCGACGGCGTGCTGATGAACGATGTGCCGCCGCACAAGCGCGAAATCGCGATGGTGTTCCAGAGCTACGCGCTCTACCCGCAAAAGACGATCTTCGAGAACATCGCCTTCGGCCTGCGGCTGCGCCGCGTGCCGGACGCGGAGGTTCGCCGCCTGGTGGCGGACGCGGCGGAGCGGCTGGAGATCACCCACCTGCTGGAACGGCGCCCGGCGGAGCTCAGCGGCGGCCAGCGCCAGCGCGTCGCGCTCGGACGCGCCATCGTTCGCAAGCCGACCGCGTTCCTGATGGACGAGCCGCTGAGCAATCTCGACGCGGCGCTGCGGCTCAGCATGCGCGTCCTGATCAAGCGGCTGCATCAGACCATGGGCACCACCTTCGTCTATGTCACCCACGACCAGGGCGAGGCGATGAGCCTTGCCGATCGCATCGTGGTGATGCGCAACGGTGTCATCGAACAGATGGGGACCCCGGACGAGATCTATCGCCAGCCACGCAACACCTTCGTCGCGTCGTTCCTCGGCAGCCCGCAGATCAACCTGATCGAAGGCGTGCTGACCGGAGACGCCGCGAACCGCGGCTTCGCGCGCGGCGAGTTCAGCCTCGCGCTGAACCGGCGCGGCCTTGCCGGGCATGCGGGACGCGAGGTGACCCTGGGCGTGCGGCCGGAAGACCTTCGCGTCGCGCCGGCGGGCGAGCTGTCCGCCATGGTCGAATTGGTCTCGCCGCAAGGCTCCGAACAATACGTCAACGTTCGCATCAGTGGCATCGAGGCGATGCTGCGCCTCGACAACCATCAGAAGGTGGCCCCGGGCGACACGCTGCGCCTGAGCGTCGATCAGAGGCTGCTGCACGTCTTCGACCGGACCACCGGCGAATCGCTGACCGCCGGACTCTTGGCGCTGGACGACGCCTTGAACGGGTCTGCGGACGACAACCTGCCAGCCACGCCATTCCCCCCAAGAGCGCATCGGCGCTGA
- a CDS encoding ABC transporter substrate-binding protein translates to MTMSVDRRAVLAGLGASASLPLLGSLSRPAAAAGETISYTAWSAAVDQVQSHIHAFEKASGIAVRYENFPGAQFRASLVTKFTSNEPLDLIWMNDAWTPEFAEAGWITPIDDVPQLMAYNADVQKYCTDAMRYKGRQYGLVYYTDHMSFMYNKEMLDKAGFEKPPATWDEVVQQGLKLKQMGLAEYPLMLALTADAWLIEMIGPFVYSFGGTYTDPAGLSTLRDPGNGALAAATWMRDAIHTHKIVSPGAVTTSEIDALKAFASGKSAFAILPSYRIRVLNDPAQAKVAGNIRINLMPAGSGAKAGNHTCGWVRYYGLTPHARATKAREAAVMKLMEWFGGKVDDKYVFQKMLLLDVGVPFCTKSLMQDTDVLAFYDKWAGGEGTILKQSSMAITKDVISPWFGEWNETNNQSWQSVFLNQSTPAAGLAASGDKWNQLKKQFG, encoded by the coding sequence ATGACGATGTCCGTTGATCGGCGTGCGGTGCTGGCGGGTCTCGGCGCTTCGGCGTCCCTGCCGTTGCTCGGATCCCTGAGCCGTCCCGCCGCGGCGGCCGGCGAGACCATCAGCTATACGGCCTGGTCGGCCGCAGTCGATCAGGTGCAGAGCCATATCCACGCCTTCGAGAAGGCGAGCGGCATCGCGGTCCGCTACGAGAATTTCCCGGGCGCGCAGTTCCGCGCCTCGCTGGTCACCAAGTTCACCAGCAACGAGCCGCTCGACCTGATCTGGATGAACGATGCCTGGACACCTGAATTCGCCGAGGCCGGCTGGATCACTCCGATCGACGATGTCCCGCAATTGATGGCGTACAACGCCGACGTGCAGAAATACTGCACCGACGCCATGCGCTACAAGGGCCGGCAATACGGGCTCGTATACTACACCGACCACATGTCCTTCATGTACAACAAGGAGATGCTGGACAAAGCGGGGTTTGAAAAACCTCCCGCCACCTGGGACGAGGTCGTCCAGCAGGGCCTCAAGCTGAAGCAGATGGGTCTCGCCGAATATCCGCTGATGCTGGCGCTGACCGCCGACGCCTGGCTGATCGAGATGATCGGCCCCTTCGTCTACTCCTTCGGCGGCACCTATACCGACCCAGCCGGACTGTCGACACTGCGTGATCCCGGAAACGGGGCCCTCGCGGCGGCGACCTGGATGCGCGATGCGATCCATACCCACAAGATCGTCTCGCCCGGCGCCGTAACCACCAGCGAGATCGATGCGCTCAAGGCTTTCGCGAGCGGCAAGAGCGCCTTCGCCATCCTGCCGTCATATCGCATCCGGGTGCTGAACGATCCGGCGCAGGCCAAGGTGGCAGGCAACATCCGCATCAATCTGATGCCAGCGGGCAGCGGCGCAAAGGCCGGCAACCATACCTGCGGCTGGGTCCGCTACTACGGCCTGACGCCACATGCCCGCGCGACCAAGGCGCGCGAGGCGGCGGTGATGAAGCTGATGGAATGGTTCGGCGGCAAGGTCGACGACAAATACGTCTTCCAGAAGATGCTGCTGCTCGATGTCGGCGTTCCCTTCTGCACCAAGTCGCTGATGCAGGACACCGATGTTCTTGCATTCTACGACAAATGGGCCGGTGGCGAGGGAACCATCCTCAAGCAGTCCAGCATGGCCATCACCAAGGACGTGATTTCACCGTGGTTCGGCGAGTGGAACGAGACCAACAACCAGTCCTGGCAATCCGTCTTCCTCAACCAGTCCACGCCCGCCGCGGGGTTGGCCGCCAGCGGCGACAAGTGGAATCAGCTGAAGAAGCAGTTCGGCTGA
- a CDS encoding amidase produces the protein MADDELCFIPATRLAGMISLREVSPVEVTTAVLARAERLQPVLNIFAMLLADEALDLARASEAAVMRGDALGPLHGVPITIKDNVAIGGLPMRNGSLASVDLVPDHDATVTARVKAAGAILIGTTTLPEFAHKVLTDSPLYGITRNPYDLTRTPGGSSGGASAALATGVAPLAIGSDGGGSIRCPASCTGVAGLKATLGRIPNEQVPDSFANYAAVGPMTRVVEDLPLLLSVMSGPQIDDPYSYALEKFVPKPAKDPVRGLRVAWITQFGNVRPEPDVGALTQDAVELLAAAGAHVDAVSTPIFDNVFDTYVVIATTAHAARLEAMAAKWGNAITPSLRQSIVRGLGYSAAEWQRASDRRSVLFRAVQRLFERYDVIVTPTMNAAPVGLDAGGSIESEMYAQWAGYLYPFNLTGNPALSVPCGFTADGLPVGLQLVGAYHDEQRLIDVAATIERAGGWSARRPAC, from the coding sequence ATGGCTGACGACGAACTCTGCTTCATCCCGGCGACGCGCCTCGCCGGGATGATCTCGCTCCGCGAGGTCTCACCGGTCGAGGTCACGACCGCGGTGCTGGCGCGCGCCGAGCGCCTGCAGCCGGTCCTCAACATTTTTGCCATGCTGCTGGCAGATGAAGCCCTCGACCTCGCGCGGGCCTCCGAGGCCGCCGTGATGCGCGGCGATGCGCTGGGACCGCTGCACGGCGTGCCGATCACCATCAAGGACAATGTGGCGATCGGCGGCCTGCCGATGCGCAACGGCTCGCTGGCCTCTGTCGATCTTGTGCCCGACCATGACGCCACCGTCACGGCGCGGGTGAAGGCGGCCGGCGCGATCCTGATCGGAACGACGACGCTGCCGGAATTCGCCCACAAGGTGCTGACCGACAGCCCGCTCTACGGTATCACCCGCAACCCTTACGATCTCACCCGGACACCCGGCGGCTCCAGCGGCGGCGCCAGCGCTGCGCTGGCGACCGGGGTCGCGCCGCTCGCCATCGGCAGCGACGGCGGCGGCTCGATCCGCTGTCCGGCGTCCTGCACCGGTGTCGCCGGACTGAAGGCAACACTGGGGCGGATTCCGAACGAGCAGGTCCCCGACAGTTTCGCCAACTACGCGGCCGTGGGGCCGATGACACGGGTGGTGGAGGATCTGCCGCTGCTGCTCTCGGTGATGTCCGGCCCCCAGATCGACGATCCCTATTCCTACGCCCTCGAAAAATTCGTGCCGAAGCCCGCGAAGGACCCTGTGCGCGGCCTGCGCGTCGCCTGGATCACGCAGTTCGGCAATGTCCGTCCAGAACCGGACGTCGGCGCGCTGACACAAGATGCCGTCGAACTGCTCGCCGCGGCAGGCGCCCATGTGGACGCGGTTTCGACTCCGATCTTCGACAATGTTTTCGACACCTACGTCGTGATCGCCACCACCGCGCATGCTGCGCGGCTGGAGGCGATGGCGGCAAAATGGGGCAATGCGATCACCCCGTCGCTGCGCCAGAGCATCGTGCGGGGATTGGGCTATTCTGCCGCGGAATGGCAGCGTGCAAGCGATCGCCGCAGTGTTCTGTTCCGCGCGGTGCAGCGCCTGTTCGAGCGCTACGATGTGATCGTCACGCCAACGATGAACGCAGCCCCGGTCGGCCTCGACGCCGGTGGCTCGATCGAGAGCGAGATGTATGCGCAATGGGCAGGCTATCTGTATCCGTTCAACCTGACCGGCAATCCCGCGCTGTCGGTCCCCTGCGGCTTCACGGCGGACGGCCTGCCTGTCGGCCTGCAGCTGGTCGGCGCCTATCACGACGAGCAGCGGCTGATCGACGTCGCTGCAACCATCGAGCGCGCCGGAGGCTGGTCGGCACGACGCCCGGCGTGCTGA
- a CDS encoding sugar ABC transporter permease, whose protein sequence is MTATSSPPAERGVAALARPRFSPRAPSHDERQALILLAPLLIVLAVVAVFPIIYSFYTSLFDINLARPLRQPFVWFDNYVRMLGEPRIQIALWRTAVFTVVTVAGTTLAALVVALFLNETFRGRRILAILLLVPWATPSVVNGLMWKWIYDSNYGVLNGLLQALGLIDNYKIWLADPDKTLYLIANAAIWKQMPLSAILLLVTMKSIPEDLYKAARVDGANVVQRFLNVTLPALRPGLMLVLVYETMISIRHFDLFMLLTQGGPGNASSTLSWQIYVETFRSLRFGTGSALAYILAFLTLILGALMIRLGWRREAR, encoded by the coding sequence ATGACGGCAACCTCCTCGCCACCTGCCGAGAGAGGCGTCGCCGCCCTGGCGCGGCCGCGGTTCTCGCCGCGCGCGCCTAGCCATGACGAACGCCAGGCGCTGATCCTGCTCGCCCCGCTGCTGATCGTGCTCGCCGTCGTGGCCGTGTTTCCGATCATCTATTCGTTTTACACCAGCCTGTTCGACATCAACCTCGCGCGTCCGCTGCGGCAGCCGTTCGTCTGGTTCGACAACTATGTCCGGATGCTCGGAGAGCCGCGCATCCAGATCGCGCTCTGGCGCACCGCGGTCTTCACGGTCGTCACCGTGGCCGGCACCACGCTGGCCGCGCTGGTGGTGGCGCTGTTTCTGAACGAGACGTTTCGCGGCCGGCGCATCCTGGCGATCCTGCTGCTGGTGCCCTGGGCAACGCCCAGCGTGGTCAACGGGCTGATGTGGAAGTGGATCTACGATTCGAACTACGGCGTGCTCAACGGCCTGCTCCAGGCGCTCGGCCTGATCGACAATTACAAGATCTGGCTCGCCGATCCGGACAAGACGCTCTATCTGATCGCCAACGCGGCGATCTGGAAGCAGATGCCGCTGTCGGCGATCCTGCTTCTCGTCACCATGAAAAGCATCCCGGAGGATCTCTACAAGGCCGCCCGGGTGGACGGCGCCAACGTGGTGCAGCGGTTTCTGAACGTGACGCTGCCCGCGCTGCGGCCGGGGCTGATGCTGGTGCTGGTCTACGAGACCATGATTTCGATCCGCCATTTCGATTTGTTCATGCTGCTGACCCAGGGCGGCCCGGGCAACGCGTCCTCGACGCTGTCCTGGCAGATCTATGTCGAGACCTTCCGCAGCCTGCGCTTCGGAACCGGATCGGCGCTCGCCTACATTCTCGCATTCCTCACGCTCATTCTCGGCGCCCTGATGATCCGCCTCGGCTGGCGGCGGGAGGCGCGCTGA
- a CDS encoding shikimate dehydrogenase has product MPNDYHLADQCFLTGLIGAPIAHSASPAMHERAAQALGARCHYHLIEVAGADRDKLRALLDSVRLLGFAGVNITFPYKEAVVELLDELSPSAAAMQAVNTVVVRDGRLIGHNTDTTGFARAAGDLVEASKRGPVALVGAGGVGKAIAFALAHLGVATIRVFDTDVAKTRAIAAALGSRATIVAADDVEAALRGAVGLVNATPIGMLPNRGTPVSEHLLHDGLWVADAVYSPLWTPLLTAAKARGARVMTGRELAIYQAADAFELFTGLTPSTDVMGKAFDAVMAKRYAATNAA; this is encoded by the coding sequence GTGCCGAACGATTATCACCTTGCGGACCAGTGTTTCCTGACCGGGCTGATCGGCGCGCCGATCGCCCATTCCGCATCGCCCGCGATGCATGAACGGGCGGCGCAGGCGCTGGGCGCGCGGTGCCATTATCACCTGATCGAGGTGGCCGGCGCCGACCGGGACAAGCTGCGCGCCCTGCTCGACAGCGTCCGGCTGCTCGGCTTCGCCGGCGTGAACATCACCTTCCCCTACAAGGAAGCCGTGGTGGAGCTGCTCGACGAACTCTCTCCCAGTGCGGCTGCGATGCAGGCCGTCAATACGGTGGTGGTCCGCGATGGCCGCCTGATCGGCCACAACACCGACACCACCGGCTTTGCGCGTGCGGCGGGCGATCTCGTCGAGGCGTCGAAACGCGGCCCGGTGGCGCTGGTCGGCGCCGGCGGGGTCGGCAAGGCGATCGCGTTTGCGCTGGCGCATCTCGGCGTCGCAACAATCCGGGTGTTCGACACCGATGTGGCCAAGACCCGCGCGATTGCGGCCGCGCTCGGATCGCGCGCAACCATCGTGGCCGCTGATGACGTCGAAGCCGCGCTGCGCGGCGCCGTCGGCCTCGTCAACGCGACGCCGATCGGCATGCTGCCGAACCGCGGCACGCCGGTGTCCGAACACTTGCTGCACGACGGCCTGTGGGTGGCGGATGCCGTCTATTCGCCGCTGTGGACGCCGCTGCTCACTGCGGCCAAAGCGCGCGGCGCACGGGTGATGACCGGGCGCGAGCTTGCGATCTATCAGGCCGCGGATGCTTTCGAACTGTTTACCGGATTGACGCCGTCGACTGACGTGATGGGAAAAGCCTTTGATGCCGTGATGGCAAAACGATATGCAGCGACGAACGCTGCATGA
- a CDS encoding ABC transporter substrate-binding protein, whose protein sequence is MKPIILAGAMLAALCATAQAQTIKLANVAELSGGGATVGTNWKNGIDLAIEEVNAKGGILGRKIEVTHADSQSNPGVARAQVQKALDGEPYVLLGPGYSGSVKVTAPLAAEAGIAQIMGGEAAELTQAGNKFLFRTSFGQQSSMPKVAKYMAEELKAKSVAVVWVNNDFGKGGRDVILKEFAKRNVKVVADLSTEAGQADFAADVSKVKAAAPDAVFVYVNEEESARILKELKRQGVTVPLMGETTLIGQKVVELAGDAANGARGHVGLTTDAPVDLVKAFRERFVKKYNYVPDHNGLKGYLSIYMIKAATEKMGKVDSKGVADALHGLTISAAKEPGILMDVTFDQNGDIDRQGFLVEIVNGKQVVKEVLPKLN, encoded by the coding sequence GTGAAACCGATTATTCTTGCGGGCGCAATGCTCGCTGCGCTCTGCGCGACCGCGCAGGCGCAAACCATCAAGCTCGCCAATGTCGCCGAATTATCCGGCGGCGGCGCGACGGTGGGAACCAACTGGAAGAACGGCATCGATCTCGCGATCGAAGAGGTCAATGCCAAGGGTGGCATTCTCGGCCGCAAGATCGAAGTCACCCACGCGGATTCTCAATCCAACCCGGGCGTCGCCCGCGCCCAGGTGCAGAAAGCGCTCGACGGCGAGCCTTATGTGCTGCTCGGGCCCGGCTATTCCGGATCGGTGAAGGTCACCGCGCCGCTGGCGGCGGAAGCCGGCATCGCCCAGATCATGGGCGGCGAAGCGGCCGAGCTGACCCAGGCCGGCAACAAGTTTCTATTCCGCACCTCGTTCGGCCAGCAGTCCTCGATGCCCAAGGTCGCCAAATACATGGCCGAGGAGTTGAAGGCGAAATCGGTTGCGGTCGTTTGGGTCAACAATGACTTCGGCAAGGGTGGTCGCGACGTCATCCTGAAGGAATTCGCCAAGCGCAATGTCAAGGTGGTGGCGGATCTCTCGACCGAAGCCGGCCAGGCCGACTTCGCCGCCGACGTCTCCAAGGTCAAGGCCGCGGCGCCCGACGCCGTCTTTGTCTATGTCAACGAGGAAGAGAGCGCGCGCATCCTGAAAGAGCTGAAGCGCCAGGGTGTCACCGTGCCGCTGATGGGCGAAACCACGCTGATCGGCCAGAAGGTGGTCGAACTCGCCGGCGATGCCGCCAACGGTGCGCGCGGCCATGTCGGCCTGACCACCGATGCGCCGGTCGATCTGGTGAAGGCGTTCCGGGAAAGGTTCGTCAAGAAGTACAACTATGTGCCCGACCACAACGGCCTGAAGGGCTACCTCTCGATCTACATGATCAAGGCCGCGACGGAGAAGATGGGCAAGGTCGATTCCAAGGGCGTCGCCGACGCGCTGCATGGCCTCACCATCTCGGCCGCCAAGGAGCCGGGCATCCTGATGGACGTCACCTTCGACCAGAATGGCGACATCGATCGCCAGGGCTTCCTAGTGGAGATCGTCAACGGCAAGCAGGTGGTGAAGGAAGTGCTGCCGAAGCTGAACTAA
- a CDS encoding LysR family transcriptional regulator, whose protein sequence is MMTLRQVEVVRAVMVTGTIGGAAKLLNVSAPGISRLVKYTEKSLGIRFFQRQNGRYFPTPEAQSIFEQINGVYKKVDDLSGMISAMGRGGLSELRIGSVPSISQVMVPRAIERVRRRYPDLHMDINILKIEEAIDYLLLGKGECVAMSYRLPHSGLDFLPLASGELFCIVPEGHELAGRKEITAAEMIRYPLIGIDPNDPYGRIMAEMFARNKLSYDITIRARFGTTVCALVKAGLGIAVIDQFTVAHGGVPGIELLRITEPTRFDTYIAVKRGVPLSLHAEAFIEFLRAEMRAVEPARQSPPPERARPRSAGRKK, encoded by the coding sequence ATGATGACACTCCGCCAGGTTGAAGTCGTACGCGCCGTGATGGTGACGGGCACGATCGGCGGTGCGGCAAAGCTGCTCAACGTCTCGGCGCCGGGCATCAGCCGGCTGGTGAAATACACCGAGAAATCGCTCGGCATCCGCTTTTTCCAGCGCCAGAACGGCCGCTATTTTCCGACCCCCGAAGCTCAAAGCATTTTCGAGCAGATCAACGGCGTCTACAAAAAGGTCGACGATCTCTCCGGCATGATCTCGGCGATGGGCCGCGGCGGCCTCTCCGAACTGCGGATCGGCTCGGTGCCGAGCATCTCGCAGGTGATGGTGCCGCGCGCCATCGAGCGGGTGCGGCGGCGTTATCCTGATTTGCACATGGACATCAACATCCTCAAGATCGAGGAGGCGATCGACTATCTGCTGCTCGGCAAAGGCGAGTGCGTGGCGATGAGCTATCGCCTGCCGCACTCCGGGCTCGACTTCCTGCCGCTGGCGTCGGGTGAACTGTTTTGCATCGTGCCGGAGGGACACGAGCTCGCTGGCCGCAAGGAGATCACGGCGGCGGAGATGATCCGTTATCCGCTGATCGGCATCGATCCCAACGATCCCTACGGCCGCATCATGGCGGAGATGTTTGCCCGCAACAAACTCAGCTACGACATCACCATCCGCGCGCGATTCGGCACCACGGTGTGCGCGCTGGTGAAGGCGGGGCTCGGCATTGCCGTGATCGACCAGTTCACCGTGGCGCATGGCGGCGTGCCGGGCATCGAGCTGCTGCGGATTACCGAACCGACCCGGTTCGACACTTACATCGCGGTGAAGCGCGGCGTGCCGCTGTCGCTGCATGCGGAGGCCTTCATCGAATTCCTGCGCGCCGAGATGCGCGCGGTCGAGCCGGCGCGGCAAAGCCCGCCGCCGGAGCGGGCTCGCCCCAGATCGGCGGGCCGCAAAAAGTAA
- a CDS encoding branched-chain amino acid ABC transporter permease, with translation MSNLLDLLIAGLATGAIYALVAVGFTLLWQTSQTINFAQGEFVMLPAFLMLAAMHVGAPFWLAILLGILLSLILLGLGFKLLLVDPMLRHGVLPLAIATMALAIGLKEAVKQFFSAEASPFPSIIPAGDISILGRTVSLQSIGVLVLAIAVVVALTTLLNRSSIGHQMQAAAQNPTVARIIGVPVERMILLTFLINAFLVAIASLLITPIYLAKFSSGEVLGQAAFIAAIVGGFNQVRGAIAGGLLIGVVDNLAAAYVSTQYRAAVPMILLIAIILFRPQGLMGRAEERTV, from the coding sequence ATGTCCAATCTGCTTGACCTTCTGATTGCGGGACTGGCGACCGGCGCGATTTATGCGCTGGTGGCGGTCGGCTTTACCTTGCTGTGGCAGACGTCGCAGACCATTAATTTCGCCCAGGGCGAATTCGTGATGCTGCCGGCGTTCCTGATGCTGGCCGCCATGCACGTCGGCGCGCCGTTCTGGCTCGCGATCCTGCTCGGCATCCTGCTGTCGCTGATCCTGCTGGGCCTTGGCTTCAAATTGTTGCTGGTGGATCCGATGCTGCGCCACGGCGTGCTGCCGCTGGCGATCGCCACCATGGCGCTGGCGATCGGGCTGAAAGAAGCCGTGAAGCAATTCTTCAGCGCCGAGGCCTCGCCGTTTCCCTCGATCATTCCCGCCGGTGATATCTCCATCCTCGGCCGCACGGTGTCGCTGCAGAGCATCGGCGTGCTGGTGCTGGCAATCGCGGTGGTGGTGGCGCTGACCACCCTGCTCAACCGCAGTTCGATCGGCCACCAGATGCAGGCAGCGGCGCAGAACCCGACCGTGGCGCGCATCATCGGCGTCCCTGTGGAGCGGATGATCCTGCTGACCTTCCTGATCAACGCGTTTCTTGTCGCCATCGCGTCGCTGCTGATCACGCCGATTTACCTGGCGAAATTCTCCAGCGGCGAAGTGCTGGGCCAGGCCGCCTTCATCGCCGCCATTGTCGGCGGCTTCAACCAGGTGCGCGGCGCCATCGCCGGCGGCCTCCTGATCGGCGTGGTCGACAATCTGGCGGCCGCCTATGTCTCCACCCAGTACCGCGCGGCGGTGCCGATGATCCTGCTGATCGCCATCATCCTGTTCCGGCCGCAGGGCCTGATGGGACGCGCCGAGGAGCGCACCGTATGA